One genomic window of Osmia bicornis bicornis chromosome 3, iOsmBic2.1, whole genome shotgun sequence includes the following:
- the LOC114872538 gene encoding myosin-J heavy chain isoform X3 yields the protein MGATASSNGVPSPSAPPRERDEETFVRGTEESCCPEYTNENIRQRRRTSVFDVGEEPRSQGPSPYATFRGEEWWNQRPSAPSLSNLQPPRETLLTYAAQMTGWQSAEGHSPLFSQHQEAMELSRVISQLAMANQQLATAHAATLGHLEALYVELRKEREARRRAASSETLDVPLKKKLTIEQEDEDEEDGKRRMETRIDRLEEKLLTDSDTCQGRQRNFCQNEERKLWTRIERLETMMKNRCRNDPTENWDSSNHRQTMEVGCDKLSYSTDVPEEEFRRTSDKDLRVENQRRDSSSNDQMDHASVNLHLNKSEDEQCTMKSDEDRRVLREETIRLSEEVERLKAERLEYQSLNERLEKELMAEKSLASKLKKDCEESKMRHEELESSLQERREEYDKLMEKFDVAKKETERLLEEIDKFNSQKDTDEARIYSLEQDLQKSLLEKEQIKSIESQKTLKLKAQLSEEVSDKKKQIKALEDALDEIQRLKETIKTEKQSDDDDASKEDIGPLEPTDGSQGNASTERATNLEEFKKELTLKREARQRAIAAVSSEMERLRRELDAEKEAHSETSRVLDLLRSAQNDSQAEGQRNVDESLKRSRIRDQKPDEQEVITKRVEAQRLSNILKVSDELRNDIRLQIDKMDDLRYQLETEPDHHRYRIRSLAELTNKTREALHSREHRANELKDHLAQILVRLGDRSFLDLKDDVGLECERQLENIDSLKCLYNARLKVLSELKEAAIRELMDVKERLDHAVKKSESLEEDLRKADEKIDAQDTEITNLESQLGLTKADCRDLQNQMSVINGLFTQMLLGASSADMDLDRLTQLLQENHDLICDMAREEGTEAAALPKLLLDIIEQVEGSKGAQKRTDSENSGSEVEAEKREEDLQQEDIAHNLPKVWRVLLELLSCHAEGTPSASAASSSDPNSCYKSVDTPAGPRLVISVSKTYIRLKELILEKKHLEKEMNRMKQLNAHLESKLGEQEKRLSAVSAELSKTWTIVDRMQAQHHQLHTHEKILRYELQQKRKMLQELKQELEYCREKWESARQKNTNTELEWRSLRREFAARKALAAHDSFNNSAESGFSDERGDDTDEEEDNSVEERIRLGPRRRPRKESPRAPTPDTESEQPTDTELSESKTGSSATLEQRTPTPETEAELDDSEVIDSATISELPNITDKSLILKSSQESLNPLDQALTNVIQNLIAIDDVSSSSSSTFKDQSEPLKIIPEESAIVSEDPQTCQFNLESTIQSTDLEPSNEVKNDLKDVCKVSEEDLPVSTVTEDPKSPSNTDVFGAPLTENRFDPPSSSNQDANLKEKRVTKSTDCAVDCDSVSVDSSSSMETVKEFSIIETPIANETKPEMSLQEPSGSRQEEKKTVKTRTPEEVIAAREDRLKRLEEQAKWLMNKMNATNRRGSALSTRLEELHEVYREPPVPPPMPDVLPSRRLRTNLEDLSPQVPESSFTEGTINTEQSLSSSASNQSP from the exons ATGGGCGCGACCGCCAGTAGTAACGGTGTACCATCGCCGTCGGCACCTCCCAGGGAACGAGACGAGGAGACGTTTGTCCGCGGGACAGAAGAGTCCTGCTGTCCGGAATACACGAACGAAAATATACGACAAAGGAGGAGGACCAGCGTGTTCGATGTGGGTGAAGAACCTCGATCACAG gGTCCGAGTCCTTACGCGACCTTCAGGGGCGAAGAATGGTGGAATCAAAGACCATCCGCCCCGAGTTTGTCGAACTTGCAACCACCTAGAGAGACTCTG TTGACGTACGCCGCACAGATGACAGGTTGGCAGTCGGCCGAGGGGCACAGCCCTTTGTTCTCTCAGCACCAGGAGGCTATGGAGTTGTCTCGAGTGATCTCTCAGTTAGCCATGGCTAACCAACAGCTGGCCACAGCTCATGCGGCCACTTTAGGACATTTAGAAGCGTTGTACGTGGAACTTCGAAAGGAAAGAGAGGCGAGAAGACGCGCAGCCTCCTCTGAAACGTTGGATGTGCCGTTGAAGAAGAAACTGACGATCGAGCAGgaagacgaagacgaagaggACGGGAAACGAAGAATGGAGACGAGGATCGATAGGCTGGAGGAGAAGCTGTTGACAGACTCGGACACCTGTCAGGGAAGACAGAGAAATTTCTGCCAAAACGAGGAGAGGAAACTTTGGACCAGGATAGAAAGATTGGAGACGATGATGAAGAATAGATGTAGAAATGATCCGACGGAGAATTGGGACTCTTCGAATCATAGACAGACGATGGAGGTCGGCTGTGATAAGCTTTCGTATAGCACCGATGTACCTGAAGAAGAATTTAGAAGGACGAGTGACAAGGATCTCAGAGTAGAGAATCAGCGAAGAGATTCGAGTTCGAACGACCAGATGGATCACGCGTCGGTGAATTTGCATTTAAACAAGTCTGAGGATGAACAGTGTACAATGAAGAGCGACGAAGATCGGAGAGTGCTTAGGGAAGAGACGATCAGGCTATCGGAGGAGGTCGAGAGGCTAAAGGCTGAACGATTAGAGTACCAAAGCTTGAACGAAAGACTGGAAAAGGAGCTGATGGCGGAGAAGTCATTGGCGAGCAAGTTGAAGAAGGATTGCGAG gAATCGAAAATGCGACACGAAGAGCTGGAATCGAGCTTACAAGAGCGCAGAGAAGAATACGATAAACTTATGGAAAAATTCGATGTAGCTAAAAAGGAAACGGAAAGGCTGTTGGAGGAAATCGATAAGTTCAATAGTCAAAAAGACACTGACGAGGCGAGGATCTATAGTTTAGAGCAGGATTTACAGAAGTCTTTGTTAGAAAAGGAACAGATCAAAAGTATAGAGAGCCAGAAGACTTTGAAATTGAAGGCACAGCTGTCGGAGGAGGTTTCAGACAAGAAGAAACAGATCAAGGCTCTCGAGGATGCTTTGGATGAGATTCAAAGACTGAAGGAGACTATCAAGACTGAGAAACAGAGCGACGATGATGACGCTTCGAAAGAGGACATAG GTCCACTCGAACCGACAGACGGATCTCAAGGGAACGCTTCAACGGAGCGTGCAACGAATTTGGAGGAATTCAAGAAAGAACTGACATTGAAAAGAGAAGCCAGACAGAGAGCGATCGCTGCTGTTTCCTCGGAAATGGAGCGGCTTAGACGCGAATTAGACGCAGAGAAGGAGGCACATTCGGAAACTTCAAGGGTGTTGGACCTTTTGAGGTCTGCGCAGAACGATTCTCAAGCTGAGGGACAAAGAAACGTGGATGAAAGCTTGAAGAGATCCAGGATAAGAGATCAGAAGCCGGATGAACAGGAGGTGATTACGAAACGAGTGGAAGCTCAACGACTGTCAAATATTCTGAAG GTCTCTGACGAGCTGAGAAACGACATTCGCTTGCAAATCGATAAAATGGACGACCTTCGGTACCAGCTGGAAACGGAACCGGATCATCATCGATATCGTATCCGAAGCTTGGCAGAGCTTACCAACAAGACGCGGGAAGCTCTTCACAGCAGAGAACACCGTGCCAACGAGCTGAAGGACCATCTCGCGCAGATTCTGGTCCGATTAGGGGACAGAAGTTTCTTGGACCTAAAGGACGACGTTGGCTTGGAGTGTGAACGTCAGCTGGAGAACATCGATAGCTTGAAGTGTCTCTACAACGCAAGGCTGAAAGTGCTGAGCGAATTGAAAGAAGCTGCAATCAGGGAACTGATGGACGTGAAGGAGAGATTGGATCACGCTGTGAAGAAGTCCGAGTCCCTGGAGGAGGATCTCAGAAAGGCTGACGAGAAG ATCGATGCACAAGATACGGAAATAACGAACTTGGAATCTCAGCTTGGACTAACCAAGGCTGACTGCAGAGATCTTCAGAATCAAATGTCTGTTATCAATGGACTGTTCACTCAGATGCTCCTGGGTGCTTCCTCTGCTGACATGGACCTCGATCGACTGACTCAGTTACTTCAG gAGAATCACGATTTGATATGCGACATGGCGAGAGAGGAGGGCACCGAGGCTGCAGCGCTTCCGAAGCTTCTTCTTGATATAATCGAACAGGTCGAGGGTAGCAAGGGAGCTCAAAAGAGAACAGATAGCGAAAATAGCGGAAGTGAAGTCGAAGcggagaaaagagaagaggatCTTCAGCAGGAAGACATAGCGCACAATTTGCCCAAG GTATGGCGTGTTCTGTTGGAACTGCTGAGTTGTCACGCAGAAGGCACACCATCCGCTTCTGCGGCGTCCTCTTCGGATCCTAACAGCTGTTACAAGTCCGTCGACACACCGGCTGGTCCCAGACTAGTGATTTCAGTCAGCAAAACTTACATCCGTCTGAAAGAGTTGATCCTGGAGAAAAAGCACTTGGAGAAAGAGATGAATAGAATGAAGCAATTGAATGCACATTTGGAGAGTAAACTTGGGGAACag GAGAAAAGACTGTCAGCAGTGTCTGCGGAGTTGAGCAAAACCTGGACCATCGTCGATCGAATGCAAGCTCAACATCATCAGCTGCACACTCACGAAAAGATTCTACGATACGAGCTTCAGCAAAAGAGGAAGATGCTGCAAGAGTTGAAACAGGAATTAGAGTACTGTCGCGAGAAGTGGGAGTCAGCCAGACAAAAGAACACGAACACTGAACTAGAATGGAGGAGTTTGAGACGAGAGTTTGCTGCTAGGAAAGCTTTGGCTGCTCATGATTCTTTCAACAAtag CGCTGAAAGTGGATTCAGTGACGAACGAGGAGACGACACTGACGAAGAAGAGGATAACTCTGTTGAAGAAAGAATCAGGCTAGGTCCACGCAGGAGACCGCGAAAG GAGAGTCCTCGAGCACCAACTCCAGACACCGAATCAGAACAGCCAACAGATACCGAGCTATCCGAATCGAAAACAGGTTCTTCAGCAACGCTGGAGCAACGAACACCCACACCTGAAACGGAAGCTGAATTAGATGACTCTGAAGTAATAGACTCAGCTACGATTTCCGAGCTACCAAATATAACGGACAAATCG cTGATATTGAAGAGTTCTCAGGAATCACTGAACCCCCTGGACCAAGCGTTAACGAATGTCATCCAGAATCTCATAGCAATTGATGACGTATCCAGTTCAAGTTCTTCCACCTTCAAAGATCAAAGCGAGCCTCTGAAGATCATCCCAGAAGAAAGTGCAATCGTTTCAGAAGATCCCCAAACATGTCAGTTTAATTTAGAATCTACAATCCAGTCAACTGATCTAGAGCCATCGAACGAGGTTAAAAACGATCTCAAAGATGTCTGTAAAGTTTCCGAAGAAGATCTTCCAGTTTCTACTGTCACGGAAGATCCGAAGAGTCCTTCGAACACGGATg TTTTCGGTGCACCCTTGACGGAAAATCGTTTCGACCCCCCATCGTCCTCGAATCAAGACGCGAACCTTAAAGAGAAACGGGTGACCAAGTCGACGGATTGTGCCGTAGACTGTGACAGCGTGTCCGTGGACTCTTCTTCCAGCATGGAGACTGTGAAAGAGTTCTCCATAATTGAAACTCCTATCGCGAATGAGACGAAACCGGAAATGAGCTTGCAGGAACCAAGTGGATCCAGgcaagaggaaaagaagaCTGTAAAGACTAGGACACCGGAGGAAGTTATAGCCGCGCGTGAGGACAGACTGAAGCGACTCGAAGAACAAGCTAAATGGTTGATGAATAAGATGAACGCTACCAATAGAAGAGGTTCTGCGTTGAGTACCAGGCTTGAAGAGCTTCACGAAGTGTACAGGGAACCACCTGTTCCTCCACCGATGCCCGATGTCCTCCCTAGTAGACGACTCAGGACTAATTTGGAGGATCTCTCTCCTCAG GTACCTGAATCATCATTCACCGAGGGTACTATAAATACCGAGCAGTCTCTGTCGAGCAGCGCTTCCAACCAGTCGCCTTGA